One window of the Lactobacillus sp. PV034 genome contains the following:
- the gtfA gene encoding sucrose phosphorylase codes for MPIQNKAMLITYSDSMGKNIKETHEVLKNYIGDAIGGVHLLPFFPSTGDRGFAPYRYDVVDSAFGNWDDVEALGEEYYLMFDFMINHISKKSEMYQDFKKNHDDSKYKDFFIRWEKFWEAAGKDRPTQKDIDMIYKRKDKAPEQEIEFDDGSKEHLWNTFGEEQIDINVKSKVAQEFFKQTLIDMVKHGADLIRLDAFAYAVKKVDTNDFFVEPEIWDLLNEVRDILAPYKADILPEIHEHYTIPEKISKHGYFVYDFALPMTTLYTLYSGKTNRLAKWLKMSPMKQFTTLDTHDGIGVVDAKDILTDDEIDYASNELYKVGANVKRKYSSAEYHNLDIYQINSTYYSALGDNDDAYLLSRAIQIFAPGIPMIYYVGLLAGSNDLDLLEKTKEGRNINRHYYTKEEVAKEVQRPVVANLLKLLSWRNEFAAFDLDGSIDVETPTETTIKITRKDKDGKNVAVLDADAANKTFTITANGEEVMSQTK; via the coding sequence ATGCCTATTCAAAACAAAGCAATGTTAATTACTTATTCTGATTCAATGGGTAAGAACATTAAAGAAACTCATGAAGTTCTTAAAAACTATATTGGTGATGCTATTGGTGGTGTTCACTTACTTCCATTTTTCCCATCAACTGGTGATCGTGGTTTTGCTCCATACCGTTATGATGTTGTTGATTCAGCATTTGGTAACTGGGATGATGTTGAAGCCTTAGGAGAAGAATACTACTTAATGTTTGACTTCATGATCAACCATATTTCTAAAAAGTCAGAAATGTACCAAGACTTCAAGAAGAACCATGATGATTCTAAATACAAGGACTTCTTCATTCGTTGGGAAAAGTTCTGGGAAGCTGCTGGTAAAGATCGTCCTACTCAAAAGGATATCGATATGATTTACAAGCGCAAAGACAAGGCTCCTGAACAAGAAATCGAATTTGATGATGGTAGTAAGGAACATCTTTGGAACACATTTGGTGAAGAACAAATTGATATCAACGTTAAGAGTAAGGTTGCTCAAGAATTCTTCAAGCAAACCTTAATTGACATGGTTAAACACGGTGCTGACTTAATCCGTTTGGATGCTTTTGCTTACGCTGTAAAAAAGGTTGATACTAATGATTTCTTTGTTGAACCAGAAATTTGGGACCTTTTGAATGAAGTTCGCGATATTCTTGCTCCATATAAGGCTGATATTTTGCCAGAAATCCACGAACACTACACTATTCCAGAAAAGATCTCTAAGCATGGCTACTTTGTTTACGACTTTGCCTTACCAATGACTACGCTTTACACTCTTTACTCTGGTAAAACTAACCGTCTTGCTAAGTGGTTAAAGATGTCTCCAATGAAACAATTTACTACTCTTGATACTCATGATGGTATCGGTGTAGTTGATGCTAAGGATATCTTAACTGACGATGAAATTGATTACGCTTCTAACGAACTTTACAAGGTTGGGGCTAATGTTAAACGTAAGTACTCAAGTGCTGAATACCACAACCTTGATATTTACCAAATCAATTCCACATACTACTCAGCATTGGGTGATAATGATGATGCTTACTTACTTTCTCGTGCGATTCAAATTTTTGCACCTGGTATTCCAATGATCTACTATGTTGGTTTATTGGCTGGTTCAAATGACCTTGACTTACTTGAAAAGACTAAAGAAGGTAGAAACATTAACCGTCACTACTACACTAAGGAAGAAGTTGCTAAAGAAGTTCAACGTCCAGTCGTTGCTAACCTCTTGAAGCTTCTTTCATGGCGCAACGAATTTGCCGCTTTTGACCTTGATGGCTCAATCGATGTTGAAACTCCAACTGAAACTACTATCAAGATCACTCGTAAAGATAAGGATGGTAAGAACGTTGCTGTTTTAGATGCAGACGCTGCTAACAAGACCTTTACCATCACTGCTAACGGTGAAGAAGTAATGAGTCAAACTAAATAA
- a CDS encoding MFS transporter: MNNRNSLVTKLAFLSVSFMITSAYAIQGSLPQLKDALRISQTQSEYLVTTPSFAVMIFVILSPLLQQWFNISDKKIIMTGVTIVGIAGLVPMFISNYTIILISRLLLGAGYGLYNSQAISLISVWYQGETRAQMLGWRAAAEQIGQACTLAVAGLLLNYAGWHASFLVYAFAFVILFFFAMRVPDDSKAQDDSVAEDDLAEELTNEKTEEITKISPVVYLLVLFAFLLVVDYVGMENRFPGLSVAINGEQYTGSSMFLSLMLIGATLGGICYGPINKRLGFGTVYLGLGLMAISNFFFGFAGHNFVLMVIGLLLIGFPLQLVSPLIFNLLPDLAPANRQPLVTSLCLIGFNFGSFFSPTIGQWTNNLLGQPLSGLGLAAPFPVYGVVLILIGIIIFFASRHAKKA, from the coding sequence ATGAACAATAGGAATTCACTGGTTACCAAACTAGCTTTCTTATCAGTTTCCTTCATGATTACTAGTGCGTATGCCATTCAAGGCTCACTACCTCAATTAAAGGACGCATTAAGAATCAGTCAAACGCAATCGGAGTATTTAGTCACCACTCCTTCATTTGCGGTAATGATCTTTGTTATTCTTTCACCATTACTTCAACAGTGGTTTAATATTTCTGACAAAAAGATCATTATGACTGGTGTTACTATCGTCGGGATTGCTGGGTTGGTGCCAATGTTTATTAGTAACTACACCATCATCTTGATTTCTCGTTTACTTTTGGGTGCCGGTTATGGATTGTATAATTCCCAAGCTATTTCCTTAATCTCAGTTTGGTACCAAGGTGAGACCCGAGCACAAATGCTCGGTTGGCGTGCAGCTGCTGAACAAATTGGTCAAGCATGTACCCTTGCTGTGGCAGGCTTGCTTCTTAACTATGCTGGCTGGCACGCATCATTCCTTGTTTATGCCTTTGCATTCGTTATTCTCTTCTTCTTTGCAATGCGAGTTCCTGATGATAGCAAAGCTCAAGATGATAGTGTTGCCGAAGATGACTTGGCTGAAGAGTTAACCAACGAAAAGACAGAAGAAATCACAAAGATTAGTCCAGTTGTTTATCTTCTTGTTTTGTTTGCCTTCCTTTTGGTTGTTGACTATGTAGGGATGGAAAACCGTTTCCCTGGTTTATCTGTTGCTATTAATGGTGAACAATATACTGGATCATCAATGTTCCTTTCATTAATGCTGATTGGGGCAACTCTTGGAGGAATTTGCTACGGACCAATTAATAAACGACTTGGTTTTGGAACTGTTTACCTTGGCCTTGGTTTAATGGCTATTTCAAACTTTTTCTTTGGTTTTGCTGGTCATAACTTTGTATTGATGGTTATTGGATTACTCTTAATTGGGTTCCCACTTCAATTAGTTTCACCATTAATCTTTAACTTGCTTCCTGATTTGGCGCCTGCCAATCGTCAACCATTAGTTACCTCATTATGTTTAATTGGATTTAACTTTGGTTCATTCTTCTCACCAACTATTGGTCAATGGACAAACAATTTGCTTGGTCAACCTTTGAGTGGTCTTGGCCTTGCCGCTCCATTCCCAGTTTATGGTGTTGTCTTGATTCTAATTGGAATCATCATTTTCTTTGCAAGTCGTCATGCAAAAAAGGCTTAA
- the thiI gene encoding tRNA uracil 4-sulfurtransferase ThiI has translation MQYTEVMVRYGELSTKGKNRKDFIGRLAGNITKLLNDFPEVEIHPKHDRMHIVLNGAPFEEIDQRLKRVFGIQTYSPTIKVEKNLDAIKKASLELMQATFEDGMTFKVNTRRSDHDFEYDTNQLNSIIGDYLFANMDNLKVQMKKPDLVLRIEVRNDAIYISNQLLKGAGGMPVGTAGKAVMMLSGGIDSPVASYLALKRGVDIEMVHFFSPPYTTDKALAKAKELTGILANYSGKINFIAVPFAEIQEQIKEKLPEGYLMTIQRRFMLQLADRIREMRGGLAIFNGESVGQVASQTLESMVAINDVTSTPVLRPVATMDKTEIIKLAEDIGTFDLSIEPFEDCCTIFAPPRPKTKPKLDEARKLEDRLDVEGLIQRALDGIEITPIYPNQKFMDDQAQIDMDLL, from the coding sequence ATGCAGTATACTGAAGTAATGGTTCGTTATGGTGAACTTTCTACTAAAGGAAAAAACCGCAAGGATTTTATTGGAAGACTTGCCGGTAATATTACTAAATTACTCAATGACTTTCCTGAAGTAGAGATTCATCCTAAACATGACAGAATGCACATTGTATTAAATGGTGCACCATTTGAAGAAATTGATCAACGTTTGAAACGTGTTTTTGGAATTCAAACCTACTCACCAACTATTAAAGTAGAGAAGAATTTGGATGCGATTAAGAAAGCTTCACTTGAATTAATGCAAGCAACCTTTGAAGATGGGATGACTTTTAAAGTAAATACTCGTCGTAGTGATCATGATTTTGAATATGACACAAACCAATTAAATAGTATTATTGGTGATTATCTTTTTGCTAATATGGATAATCTCAAAGTTCAAATGAAGAAGCCTGATTTAGTCTTAAGAATTGAAGTTAGAAATGATGCTATTTATATTTCTAATCAATTGCTTAAAGGAGCAGGTGGAATGCCAGTTGGAACTGCTGGTAAAGCAGTTATGATGCTCTCTGGAGGAATCGACTCACCAGTAGCCTCTTACTTAGCTTTAAAACGTGGGGTAGATATTGAAATGGTTCACTTCTTTAGCCCACCTTATACTACTGATAAGGCTTTAGCTAAGGCTAAAGAATTAACTGGTATTTTGGCAAACTATAGTGGAAAGATTAACTTCATTGCAGTACCATTTGCTGAAATTCAGGAACAAATTAAAGAAAAGTTACCAGAAGGCTACTTAATGACCATTCAAAGAAGATTCATGTTGCAATTAGCAGATCGTATTCGTGAAATGCGTGGCGGTTTGGCTATTTTTAATGGGGAATCTGTTGGGCAAGTTGCATCTCAAACCTTGGAATCAATGGTTGCAATTAATGATGTAACTTCAACTCCAGTTTTACGCCCGGTTGCAACTATGGATAAAACTGAAATAATTAAATTAGCTGAAGATATTGGCACTTTTGATCTTTCAATTGAACCATTTGAAGACTGTTGTACAATTTTTGCTCCACCTCGTCCTAAGACAAAACCAAAGTTGGATGAAGCAAGAAAATTGGAAGATAGATTAGATGTTGAAGGTCTAATTCAAAGAGCTCTTGATGGAATTGAAATTACTCCAATCTATCCAAACCAAAAATTTATGGATGATCAAGCTCAAATCGATATGGATTTACTTTAA
- a CDS encoding cysteine desulfurase family protein, translating to MIYFDNSATTQVYLAALDTYEKVSKEIWGNPSSLHKLGDRSHQLLEASRKQMADLLGVQPYEIFFTSSGSESDNWALKGTALAKKEFGNHIITSSVEHAAVSNSVRALEDLGFRVTVLPVDKDGRVDPDDLKAALDHETILVSIMGVNNEVGSIQPIKEISQILEDYPNVTFHVDNVQALGKNIWSEVFTPRVDLMSLSSHKFHAPRGVGILYKKAGKMIKPLIDGGGQEKALRSSTENLPAIAATAKAMRLYLEDEKKNAEQEAKVREKIIAYLKDKPGIHIFSQDNDKFAPSILCFALEGIRGETLVHTLEDKGIFTSTTSACSSRSGVEGSTLSAMKVDDSIATGAIRLSFDPSNTLEEADKFIDIFDDIYQHFAEINHLK from the coding sequence TTTATCTTGCTGCTTTAGATACCTATGAAAAAGTAAGTAAAGAAATTTGGGGAAATCCGTCTAGTCTTCATAAATTAGGGGACCGTTCTCATCAATTATTAGAGGCATCTCGTAAGCAAATGGCTGATTTATTAGGTGTGCAACCTTATGAAATCTTTTTTACTTCTAGTGGAAGTGAATCGGACAATTGGGCTTTAAAGGGAACTGCTTTAGCTAAAAAAGAATTCGGTAATCATATCATTACTAGTAGTGTCGAACATGCTGCTGTTTCAAATTCTGTTAGAGCCTTAGAAGATTTAGGTTTTCGTGTTACTGTCTTGCCAGTTGACAAGGATGGCCGTGTTGATCCAGATGACTTGAAGGCTGCTTTAGACCATGAAACAATTTTAGTTTCAATTATGGGAGTAAATAACGAAGTGGGCAGTATTCAACCGATTAAAGAAATTAGCCAAATCTTAGAAGATTATCCTAACGTAACCTTCCATGTAGATAACGTACAAGCGCTTGGTAAAAACATTTGGTCAGAAGTATTTACTCCAAGAGTAGACTTAATGAGTCTTTCTTCACATAAATTTCATGCTCCTAGAGGTGTAGGAATTCTTTACAAAAAAGCTGGTAAGATGATTAAGCCATTAATTGATGGTGGAGGCCAAGAAAAGGCACTTAGATCAAGTACCGAAAATTTACCAGCAATTGCTGCGACCGCTAAGGCGATGCGTTTGTATTTGGAAGATGAGAAGAAAAACGCTGAACAAGAAGCTAAAGTTAGAGAAAAAATTATTGCTTATCTTAAAGATAAGCCAGGCATTCATATCTTTTCACAAGATAATGACAAATTTGCGCCAAGTATTCTTTGTTTTGCCTTAGAAGGAATTAGAGGCGAGACCTTAGTTCATACTCTTGAAGATAAAGGCATTTTCACTTCAACAACTAGTGCTTGTTCTTCAAGAAGCGGGGTTGAAGGTTCAACTTTGAGCGCAATGAAAGTTGATGATAGTATTGCTACCGGTGCAATTCGCTTGAGTTTTGATCCAAGCAATACATTAGAAGAAGCAGATAAGTTTATAGACATTTTTGACGATATTTATCAGCATTTTGCTGAAATTAATCATTTAAAGTAA